A stretch of the Procambarus clarkii isolate CNS0578487 chromosome 47, FALCON_Pclarkii_2.0, whole genome shotgun sequence genome encodes the following:
- the LOC123763124 gene encoding rhodopsin-like, with protein sequence MCTDFESDFKEKAIIGPCVEDPMSIIAGSFLSVIFLVAFILNLMVMVTVSTSYTLKRFLYCHLLINLCLASMVDCLFNLSIAIGYVFTTQWRFGYEINYLNSFTMNMMNSVMGFAVLMLAIDRLASSKKYNSCFYASQSDLAIMILTTWVLSFLMAVPLVIGRIKSMPYRNRYSCSVADPRDDSYLIFHLVLVVCVPPVVMVVLVCISSVIFFRERRKEMTNKGNQMAGFFERRTNSSYYQNEFHIAVFVTCTVVGYLAFWLPFTALTTINPMLTQDWASETTGGSGRSTNPVANATNVANSTSSNATSNASKSTNGVGIIPEIIGSPIFDTVAVWFRFSFHVLMPVLVLIILREVRAKCKDLVTCRRQESVDVASLMPTQGSRKKSTAFYLA encoded by the coding sequence ATGTGTACCGATTTCGAATCAGACTTCAAGGAGAAAGCCATTATTGGCCCTTGCGTGGAGGACCCAATGTCTATAATCGCCGGCTCCTTCCTGTCGGTGATATTCCTGGTGGCCTTCATCCTCaatctgatggtgatggtgactgtgtcgACCAGTTACACCCTCAAGAGGTTCCTCTACTGTCACCTCCTCATCAACCTCTGCCTCGCCAGTATGGTTGACTGTCTCTTCAACCTCAGTATTGCCATCGGCTACGTCTTCACCACACAGTGGAGGTTTGGTTATGAAATCAACTACTTAAATAGCTTTACAATGAATATGATGAACAGCGTGATGGGCTTCGCAGTTTTGATGCTGGCAATCGACAGACTGGCTTCGTCCAAGAAATATAATTCTTGCTTTTACGCTTCACAGTCTGATCTGGCCATCATGATTCTGACAACATGGGTGCTATCATTCTTGATGGCGGTGCCCCTGGTCATTGGCCGCATCAAAAGCATGCCGTATAGGAACCGATATTCTTGTTCCGTGGCCGATCCCAGGGATGACAGTTACCTCATCTTCCacctggtgctggtagtgtgtgtgccgCCCGTCGTCATGGTGGTGCTGGTCTGCATCTCCTCGGTCATATTCTTCAGAGAGCGTCGAAAAGAAATGACAAACAAAGGCAACCAAATGGCCGGTTTCTTTGAGCGCAGAACGAATTCTTCTTACTACCAGAACGAGTTCCATATTGCGGTGTTTGTGACCTGTACAGTGGTTGGTTACTTGGCGTTCTGGCTGCCCTTCACCGccctcaccaccatcaacccAATGCTCACACAGGACTGGGCCAGCGAAACGACCGGCGGCTCCGGTAGAAGCACCAATCCCGTGGCCAACGCCACCAACGTTGCCAATTCCACCAGCTCCAACGCGACGTCTAACGCCTCCAAGAGTACCAATGGCGTGGGCATCATTCCGGAAATAATAGGCTCCCCGATCTTTGACACCGTGGCTGTGTGGTTCCGTTTCTCATTTCACGTGCTAATGCCTGTCCTAGTGTTGATCATCTTGAGGGAGGTGCGGGCCAAGTGTAAAGACCTCGTCACGTGTCGCCGACAAGAGTCCGTGGACGTAGCCTCCCTCATGCCCACACAAGGCAGTCGGAAGAAAAGCACAGCGTTTTATTTGGCTTAA